A region of the Hordeum vulgare subsp. vulgare chloroplast, complete genome genome:
CAAGATGTCCAAATAAGAACATCCAAGCCCATACCGATAAACTATTCATCCCAAAAGGATTATATCCATTGATAAGTTGTGAAGAGTTTAACCATAGGTAATCTCTTAACCATCCCATCAAATAAGTGGAGGATTCATTAAATTGTGAAACGTTGCCCTGCCATAATGTGATATGTTTCCAATGCCAATAAAAAGTAACCCACCCAATGGTATTTAACATCCAGAAAACTGCCAAATAAAATGCGTCCCAAGCAGAAATATCACAAGTACCGCCGCGCCCTGGGCCGTCACAAGGAAAACTATACCCAAAATCCTTTTTATCCGGCATTAATTTGGAACCGCGTGCGTCTAAAGCGCCCTTTACTAAAATCAATGTAGTTGTATGCAAACCTAGAGCAATAGCATGATGAACCAAGAAATCCCCAGGTCCTATTGTTAAGAAAAGCGAATTACTATTCTCATTAACAGCATTCAACCATCCGGGCAACCATAGGCTTCGACCCGCATTGAAAGCGGGGCCATTCGTTGAAGATAAGAGTATATCGAACCCATATGTCGTCTTGCCATGAGCAGATTGTATCCATTGGGCAAATATAGGTTCGATCAAGATTTGCTTTTCTGGAGTACCAAAAGCAAGCATGACGTCGTTATGAACATAAAGGCCCAAGGTATGGAATCCTAGAAAGAGGCTAGCCCAACTTAAATGAGATATGATAGCTTCTTTATGGTCTAACATTCTTGCCAATACATTATCCTCATTCTGTTCCGGATTGTAATCCCTAATGAAAAAAATAGCTCCATGAGCAAAAGCCCCTGTCATGATGAACCCCGCAATATATTGGTGATGAGTATATAAAGCAGCTTGAGTAGTAAAGTCTTGTGCTATGAATGCATAAGGAGGTAAAGAGTACATATGTTGAGCTACTAAGGAAGTAATAACCCCTAAAGAAGCTAGAGCAAGACCTAACTGAAAATGAATCGAATTGTTGATTGTGTCATAAAGGCCCTTATGCCCACGCCCTAATCGACCCCCCGGAGGAGTATGCGCTTCTAAAAGATCTTTAATACTGTGCCCAATTCCGAAGTTAGTTCGATACATGTGACCGGCAATGAGAAAAATAAATGCAATAGCTAAATGATGGTGAGCCATATCAGTCAGCCACAAACTTTGTGTTTGTGGATGGAATCCCCCAAGAAGAGTTAGAATGGCAGTTCCCGCTCCTTGAGCGGTACCAAATAAATGATTACTCGAATCAGGGTTTTGGGCATAAAGATTCCACTGACCCGTCAAAAGGGGTCCCAACCCCTGGGGATAGGGTAATACATCTAAGAAATTATTCCATCGAACGTACTCCCCCCTGGATGCGGGAATAGCAACATGAACTAAATGTCCTGTCCAAGCCAAAGAACTTACCCCGAAAAGTCCTGACAAATGATGATTGAGACGAGATTCCGCGTTTTTGAACCACGAAAGGCTTGGTTTCCATTTGGGTTGTAGATGTAACCAACTCGCTATTAAGGACAGCGTAGAAAGAAATAATAGAAAAAGAGCTCCAGTATAAAGATCTTCATTGGTGCGTAATCCTATTGTATACCACCACTGATAAACCCCAGAATAAGCAATATTCACTGGACCAGCAGCACCTCCTCGAGTAAAGGCTTCCACAGCGGGTTGACCAAAATGAGGATCCCAAATCGCATGAGCAATAGGTCTTACGTGTAAAGGATCCTGTATCCATGATTCAAAATTTCCTTGCCAAGCTACATGAAACAGATTTCCGGACGTCCATAGAAAGATTATTGCTAATTGCCCAAAGTGAGAAGCAAAAATGTTCTGATAAAGACGTTCTTCAGTAATATCATCATGACTTTCGAAATCATGTGCGGTAGCAATACCAAACCAAATACGACGAGTAGTGGGGTCCTGAGCTAAGCCTTGGCTAAACCTGGGAAATCTTAATTCCATAATGCCTTTCAAATCCTCCTAGCCACTATCCTACTGCAATAATTCTCGCTAAGAAGAATGCCCATGTCGTGGCAATTCCACCCAGAAGGTAATGGGTTACTCCTACAGCACGTCCTTGTATAATGCTCAAGGCTCTAGGCTGAGTAGCAGGAGCAACTTTTAATTTGTTATGAGCCCAAACGATAGATTCAATGAGTTCTTGCCAATAACCACGGCCGCTGAATAAAAACATTAAACTGAAGGCCCAGACAAAATGAGCACCTAAGAAAAAAAGACCATATGCAGATAATGAAGAACCATAAGACTGAATGACTTGCGATGCCTGTGCCCACAAGAAATCTCGAAGCCACCCATTAATCGTAATGGAACTCTGTGCAAAGTTTCCCCCTGTAATATGAGTTACCACCCCTTGATCACTTATGGTACCCCAAACATCCGACTGCATTTTCCAACTGAAATGGAAAATGACTACCGAAATTGCATTGTACATCCAGAATAAACCTAAGAAAACATGATCCCAAGCAGATACTTGACATGTTCCCCCTCGGCCAGGCCCATCGCAAGGAAAGCGAAAACCTAGATTTGCTTTATCGGGTATCAAACGGGAACTCCGAGCAAATAAAACACCTTTCAAAAGTATTAATACAGTCACATGTATGGTAAATGCATGAATGTGATGGACTAAAAAATCTGCGGTTCCTAATGGAATCGGTAACAAAGCCACTTTGCCACCTACTGCTACTAACTCGCCGCCTCCCCACGTTAAGCTAGTACTTGTTGTTGCACCAGGAGCTGTTACGCCAGGCGCAGTAGCATGGATATTTTGTACCCATTGAGCAAAGATAGGTTGTAATTGTATGGCGGTATCCGAAAACATATCTTGTGGACGGCCTAAAGCACTCATGGTATCATTATGAATGTACAAGCCAAAACTGTGAAAACCTAGAAATATACATACCCAGTTAAGGTGGGATATGATTGCATCGCGGTGTCTAAGGACGCGATCTAATAGATCGTTGTATCGAGTAGTTGGATCATAGTCTCTTACCATAAAAATTGCTGCATGTGCAGCAGCACCGACTATTAGAAATCCGCCAATCCACATGTGGTGTGTGAACAAGGAAAGTTGTGTACCATAGTCAGTAGCTAGGTATGGATAGGGAGGCATAGAATACATATGATGAGCTACAACAATGGTTGTAGAGCCTAGCATAGCTAGGTTAAGAGATAATTGAGCATGCCATGACGTTGTTAAGATTTCATAAAGACCCTTATGGCCTTGTCCTGTAAATGGGCCCTTGTGAGCCTCCAAAATATCTTTAAGTCCATGGCCAATACCCCAGTTGGTCCTATACATATGACCTGCGATTAGGAAAAGAATAGCAATAGCTAAATGATGGTGTGCAATATCGGTCAGCCAGAGAC
Encoded here:
- the psaB gene encoding photosystem I P700 chlorophyll a apoprotein A2 (PsaB) — translated: MELRFPRFSQGLAQDPTTRRIWFGIATAHDFESHDDITEERLYQNIFASHFGQLAIIFLWTSGNLFHVAWQGNFESWIQDPLHVRPIAHAIWDPHFGQPAVEAFTRGGAAGPVNIAYSGVYQWWYTIGLRTNEDLYTGALFLLFLSTLSLIASWLHLQPKWKPSLSWFKNAESRLNHHLSGLFGVSSLAWTGHLVHVAIPASRGEYVRWNNFLDVLPYPQGLGPLLTGQWNLYAQNPDSSNHLFGTAQGAGTAILTLLGGFHPQTQSLWLTDMAHHHLAIAFIFLIAGHMYRTNFGIGHSIKDLLEAHTPPGGRLGRGHKGLYDTINNSIHFQLGLALASLGVITSLVAQHMYSLPPYAFIAQDFTTQAALYTHHQYIAGFIMTGAFAHGAIFFIRDYNPEQNEDNVLARMLDHKEAIISHLSWASLFLGFHTLGLYVHNDVMLAFGTPEKQILIEPIFAQWIQSAHGKTTYGFDILLSSTNGPAFNAGRSLWLPGWLNAVNENSNSLFLTIGPGDFLVHHAIALGLHTTTLILVKGALDARGSKLMPDKKDFGYSFPCDGPGRGGTCDISAWDAFYLAVFWMLNTIGWVTFYWHWKHITLWQGNVSQFNESSTYLMGWLRDYLWLNSSQLINGYNPFGMNSLSVWAWMFLFGHLVWATGFMFLISWRGYWQELIETLAWAHERTPLANLIRWRDKPVALSIVQARLVGLAHFSVGYIFTYAAFLIASTSGKFG
- the psaA gene encoding photosystem I P700 chlorophyll a apoprotein A1 (PsaA), with product MIIRSPEPEVKIVVDRDPVKTSFEEWARPGHFSRTLAKGPDTTTWIWNLHADAHDFDSHTGDLEEISRKVFSAHFGQLSIIFLWLSGMYFHGARFSNYEAWLSDPTHIGPSAQVVWPIVGQEILNGDVGGGFRGIQITSGFFQLWRASGITSELQLYCTAIGALVFAALMLFAGWFHYHKAAPKLAWFQDVESMLNHHLAGLLGLGSLSWAGHQIHVSLPINQFLDAGVDPKEIPLPHEFILNRDLLAQLYPSFAEGATPFFTLNWSKYAEFLTFRGGLDPVTGGLWLTDIAHHHLAIAILFLIAGHMYRTNWGIGHGLKDILEAHKGPFTGQGHKGLYEILTTSWHAQLSLNLAMLGSTTIVVAHHMYSMPPYPYLATDYGTQLSLFTHHMWIGGFLIVGAAAHAAIFMVRDYDPTTRYNDLLDRVLRHRDAIISHLNWVCIFLGFHSFGLYIHNDTMSALGRPQDMFSDTAIQLQPIFAQWVQNIHATAPGVTAPGATTSTSLTWGGGELVAVGGKVALLPIPLGTADFLVHHIHAFTIHVTVLILLKGVLFARSSRLIPDKANLGFRFPCDGPGRGGTCQVSAWDHVFLGLFWMYNAISVVIFHFSWKMQSDVWGTISDQGVVTHITGGNFAQSSITINGWLRDFLWAQASQVIQSYGSSLSAYGLFFLGAHFVWAFSLMFLFSGRGYWQELIESIVWAHNKLKVAPATQPRALSIIQGRAVGVTHYLLGGIATTWAFFLARIIAVG